A genomic region of Nitrososphaerota archaeon contains the following coding sequences:
- a CDS encoding histone deacetylase family protein translates to YLKTLSEALASVKANRFEVVAVSAGFDTYRGDLASLNLTEDSYRKIGMLIRTLNKPTFFVLEGGYRGEELGRAIHNLIKGFEENEAQ, encoded by the coding sequence TATTTGAAGACACTTAGCGAAGCCCTAGCTAGTGTGAAAGCAAATAGATTCGAGGTGGTAGCGGTTTCAGCGGGATTCGACACCTACAGAGGCGACCTAGCATCCCTCAACCTAACCGAGGATAGCTACAGAAAGATAGGTATGCTCATAAGAACCTTGAATAAACCGACCTTCTTCGTACTCGAAGGAGGGTATCGGGGCGAAGAATTAGGCAGAGCAATACATAATCTGATCAAGGGGTTTGAGGAGA